One Lysobacterales bacterium genomic window, GACTCCAGCCAGTCGCGGACTTCCGGATCGCGTCCCGACAGGGGCCGCAGGTGCGGCACCCAGTGCGGGTTCGGCAGGCAGCGGGCGTCGAAGACGAAGTCCGCGTCGCCGGGGACGCCGCGCTTGAAGCCGAACGACTGCAACAGCAGGATCAGGCGCAGGCCGTGCCGGCCGACCTCGGCGCTGACCAGCCGGCGCAGCTGGTGCACGTTCATCTCGCCGGTGTCGATGGTGAGATCGGCGATCGCCAGGAGGGGACGCAGCAGCTGGCGTTCCAGGGCGATGGCGTCGGCCAGCGCCCGGTCGTCGCCGGCCAGCGGGTGCCGGCGGCGGGTGTCGGAGAAGCGCTTGATGAGGACGGCGTCGGGGGTGTCCAGGAACACCAGCTGGACCTCGGTGCCGGCGCTGACCAGTCCGGACAGGATGCGCGGCAGCTCGGCCAGGTCCTCCGGGCGGTTGCGGGCATCGACGCCGACCGCGACGCGCGGGTAGTCGGCGCGGCCGCCGCGGGCCGACGCCAGCAGGTCGGGAATCAGGGCCACGGGCAGGTTGTCGACGCAGTAGAAGTCCAGGTCCTCGAGGGCGCGCAGCGCCACCGTCTTGCCGGCACCGGACAGGCCGGTGAGCACGACCAGGCGCGCCGCCTGGCTGGGCGGTCCGGCGATCCCGGACGTGTCGGGGGAGGGCGGATTCACCATGGTCGCTGATGCTTGAGCTGATGGGCCTGGCGGTCGATGAAGGTCTGCGCCGGGTCGTAGCCCTTCAGGCGCAGGATGTGGTTGCGTGCCGCCGCCTCGACCAGGACCGCGAGGTTGCGGCCCGGCGCCACCGGCAGGGTGAGCATCGGCACCTCGACGCCCAGGACCTCCCGCGAAGAGGCGTCGCCGCGCAGGCGGTCGATCGGCTGGCTGTTGATGTCGCCGTCCAGGCGCTGCAGGTGCACGACCAGGCGCAGGTACTTGTTGCGCTTGATGGCGGTGTCGCCGAACATCTCGCGGACGTTGAGGATGCCCAGGCCGCGCACCTCCAGGCAGTCCTGCAGCAGTTCCGGGCAGGTGCCGTCGATCACGTCGGGGGCGATCAGGGTGAATTCGGGGGCGTCGTCGGCGATCAGCCGGTGGCCGCGGGTGATCAGCTCCAGCGCCAGCTCGCTCTTGCCCGACCCGGAATCGCCGGTGATCAGCACGCCGATCGAATAGACCTCCATGAACACGCCATGCAGGGTGGTGCGCCTGGCCAGTGCGCGCGCCAGGTGGTACTGCAGGTAGGTGAGCAGCTCGTGGCCGCGCAGCGGCGACTGCCACAGGGGCGTGTCGGTCTCGTTGGCCGCCTCGCGCAGGTCGGTCGGCATCGGCTGGTCCTTGGTGACGACCAGGGCCGCGGGGCGGTAGTTGACGATCTTCTCGATGATCTCCCAGCGTTGGCGGGGATCCAGGCCGTCGAGGAACTGCAGCTCCTCGGTGCCGATGATCTGCACCTTGTTGGGAAAGATCACGTTGAGGTAGCCGGCCAGCGACGGCCGGCGGGTCAGGTTCTCGCCCGGCTCGATGACCCGCTGTTCGCCGCGCTGGCCGGCGATCCAGCGCAGCTTCATGCGCTCGCCGACCTGGTCGAACAGCTCGCGGACGGTCAGCCGGGGAATCATGGCCGTGCCCTGCAGGGGCGACGACGCGGTCGGCCCGCCGCCGGAAGCGGGGCGGCGGGCGTTCGGCCGGGAGGCATGCGTCGTGTCCCGGCCGTCACGATCAGTCCGCGTGCGCGCGGCGCGCCTCGGCGCGATGGTGGTCGGTGAGCTTGCTCTTGTACTTGCGCACCTGCACCTCCATGCGCTCGACCATGCCGTCGATGGCTGCATACAGGTCCGGCGCCTCGGCGTCGGCGAACAGCTGCTTGCCGGGCACGTTGACCTGGCATTCGGCCTTGTGCACCAGCTTGGTGTCCACGGAGAGGATGATGTGCGCGCCGGTGGCCTGCTCGAACAGGCGGGTCAGCCGCTCGACCTTGCCGGTCGCGTAGTCGCGGAGCGCGGGGGTGACCTCAAGCTGGTGGCCGGTGACCTGGATCTGCATGGGTTGCTCCTCGCGTCGGTGGCCATTCGGCCGGGAATCCATTGTAGCCATCCCCCGCGTGACCGCCAGATGTCCGGTGCCGGCCCGCAGGCCCCGGGGGCCTTGACTTTCCTCGGGGCGCACCTATCTGGGCGGCATGGGCGGCCGAGTCGGTCCGCCCGGATCAAGCCAAGGAGCGAACCATGAGTCTGAGCCGTTACCACTGGAACCTGG contains:
- the raiA gene encoding ribosome-associated translation inhibitor RaiA, with the translated sequence MQIQVTGHQLEVTPALRDYATGKVERLTRLFEQATGAHIILSVDTKLVHKAECQVNVPGKQLFADAEAPDLYAAIDGMVERMEVQVRKYKSKLTDHHRAEARRAHAD
- the hprK gene encoding HPr(Ser) kinase/phosphatase; this translates as MIPRLTVRELFDQVGERMKLRWIAGQRGEQRVIEPGENLTRRPSLAGYLNVIFPNKVQIIGTEELQFLDGLDPRQRWEIIEKIVNYRPAALVVTKDQPMPTDLREAANETDTPLWQSPLRGHELLTYLQYHLARALARRTTLHGVFMEVYSIGVLITGDSGSGKSELALELITRGHRLIADDAPEFTLIAPDVIDGTCPELLQDCLEVRGLGILNVREMFGDTAIKRNKYLRLVVHLQRLDGDINSQPIDRLRGDASSREVLGVEVPMLTLPVAPGRNLAVLVEAAARNHILRLKGYDPAQTFIDRQAHQLKHQRPW
- the rapZ gene encoding RNase adapter RapZ, translating into MVNPPSPDTSGIAGPPSQAARLVVLTGLSGAGKTVALRALEDLDFYCVDNLPVALIPDLLASARGGRADYPRVAVGVDARNRPEDLAELPRILSGLVSAGTEVQLVFLDTPDAVLIKRFSDTRRRHPLAGDDRALADAIALERQLLRPLLAIADLTIDTGEMNVHQLRRLVSAEVGRHGLRLILLLQSFGFKRGVPGDADFVFDARCLPNPHWVPHLRPLSGRDPEVRDWLESDLQVGSFIERVRGLLDDFVPRFDADDRAFLTIAVGCTGGRHRSVHIVERLAEHFRTGGRDGVLVFHRELS